The following coding sequences are from one Ruminococcus flavefaciens AE3010 window:
- a CDS encoding EAL domain-containing protein: MKSKNDKKNIQKTLDSLLSAQKHSKVGFAALLLLYIVVSIIARHISLKADLPPIMLSGHAIPWGTFTGALTSLANICIIMLVVFFGKPGFFTSLFILLLQFPLVLSAIIKHHAFTNIPGVFGNILIIIAIIIIYFKNTKVNEYQTRMRDQAVTDRLTGLPNRFACSELINELIRRGEKFALVHADINGFKGFNSTMGYETGNQVLIEIAQRFKNIADTGSSGTLDFAARISGDEFVLIIRGYHSKTEIAKTISKYDSALADRLTIDGCDLFITASFGYAEYPSDAKSADSLFSYADAAMNEVKRLKNSNHIMHFTPELLSIDRIIEIESKIRDALEKDTIFFYLQPQFNMSHKLRGFEALARMRDADGEMIYPSDFIPVAEKVGLIDKVDGAVFRKAANFFGELRKKTGTDIILSMNASVRHLMKNDFISEVCDILQKSGLPAEQLEIEITESIMIDSPEKAIQCIKELRSMGVKLAIDDFGTGYSSLSYLSSFPANLLKIDKSFIDKINSGTSSKQYVEGIISLGHIIGFEVISEGVEDPEQLEALNDIGCDFIQGYIWGRPMLPEDAEDLVMAELNA; encoded by the coding sequence TTGAAAAGCAAAAATGATAAAAAAAATATCCAGAAAACTCTGGACAGTCTCCTTTCGGCTCAGAAGCATTCCAAGGTCGGGTTTGCTGCGCTGCTTCTGCTTTATATAGTCGTTTCTATAATTGCACGTCATATATCTCTCAAAGCCGACCTGCCGCCCATAATGCTGTCAGGACATGCTATCCCATGGGGCACATTTACGGGAGCTCTGACGTCGCTGGCAAATATCTGTATAATCATGCTGGTGGTATTTTTCGGGAAGCCCGGATTCTTCACTTCCCTGTTCATACTGCTGCTCCAGTTTCCGCTGGTGCTGTCGGCTATCATAAAGCATCACGCATTCACCAATATCCCGGGTGTTTTCGGCAATATCCTCATAATCATCGCCATTATCATCATCTACTTCAAGAACACCAAGGTGAACGAATACCAGACGCGAATGCGCGATCAGGCTGTTACGGACAGACTTACGGGACTTCCCAACAGATTCGCCTGCTCCGAGCTTATCAACGAGCTCATCAGGCGGGGCGAGAAGTTTGCTCTTGTCCATGCGGATATCAACGGCTTCAAGGGCTTCAACAGCACCATGGGCTACGAAACAGGCAATCAGGTGCTCATTGAGATAGCCCAGCGCTTCAAGAATATTGCCGATACGGGAAGCTCGGGCACTCTTGACTTCGCTGCCCGCATCAGCGGTGATGAATTTGTCCTTATTATCCGCGGTTACCACTCCAAGACCGAGATAGCAAAGACCATCTCCAAATACGATTCCGCACTGGCTGACCGCCTGACTATCGACGGCTGCGATCTGTTCATAACAGCAAGCTTCGGATATGCGGAATACCCCTCTGACGCAAAGAGCGCAGACTCACTGTTCTCCTATGCGGACGCTGCCATGAACGAGGTAAAGCGCCTGAAGAACAGCAACCATATCATGCATTTCACTCCCGAGCTGCTCAGTATCGACCGTATCATCGAGATAGAGAGCAAGATCAGGGACGCTCTTGAAAAAGATACTATCTTCTTCTATCTGCAGCCACAGTTCAATATGTCCCATAAGCTCCGCGGCTTTGAGGCTCTGGCACGTATGAGGGACGCCGACGGCGAGATGATCTACCCGTCAGATTTCATTCCCGTTGCCGAAAAGGTGGGTCTTATCGACAAGGTTGACGGCGCTGTTTTCAGAAAAGCCGCCAATTTCTTCGGCGAGCTCCGCAAAAAGACCGGCACGGATATCATACTCAGCATGAACGCTTCCGTGAGGCATCTGATGAAAAACGACTTCATCAGCGAGGTCTGTGATATACTGCAAAAAAGCGGTCTCCCCGCCGAGCAGCTGGAGATCGAGATTACCGAGTCCATTATGATCGATTCGCCCGAAAAAGCCATCCAGTGCATAAAGGAACTGCGCAGCATGGGCGTAAAACTGGCTATCGACGACTTCGGCACAGGCTATTCGTCTCTGAGCTACCTGAGCAGCTTCCCCGCTAATCTGCTGAAAATAGACAAATCCTTTATCGACAAGATAAATTCGGGTACCTCCTCAAAGCAGTACGTTGAGGGTATCATTTCCCTCGGACATATCATCGGCTTTGAGGTCATCTCCGAGGGAGTCGAAGATCCCGAACAGCTGGAAGCACTCAATGATATCGGCTGTGACTTCATTCAGGGCTACATATGGGGACGCCCCATGCTTCCCGAGGACGCAGAGGATTTAGTAATGGCAGAACTGAACGCTTAA
- a CDS encoding EAL domain-containing protein gives MRNIFSVIFAVLIIALMICTYIARRTQKPMGRTVALFEAAFIPPVLGNLLIISSVSRTVSFIGCYLFFLGFDMVMFALINFTMKYCKGVGKGQKPPKFIYALLVIDAVQLLLNPLFGHAFKLERIMVDGMDYYRFIPLIGQSFHRIVDYGIFGAVLLIFILAIKNTPRIYSEKYLIILLSLIGEGIWQTFYIMSRTPIDTSMLGFGVLGILFFYFSLYYRPMKLLDRMLSGLVSEISDAVFMFDASGSCIWANKNGYALVGNDTLKLDDITDKLKAMFGNPDSYVESGSNQRVIGSGLDARYYTLEERRAIDNQKLSGTYLIVRDNTEEQQRLKREMYDATHDLMTGLYTREYLYQRIYETMSANPDTEYYIIYVDVKNFKVVNEIFGTKFGDDAIMYIANWIRKNVTAYCCYGRLAGDTFGVCMPKSQFNAEFLEDKLSHFTIKSELAENGYHLLIHLGVYATDTDDTKDISVMFDRAHLALSNIRDEYNTHIAYYDNEIREKLLWNQEISSQVYNAISTDQLRPYLQPIADKSGRIVGAEALVRWIHPDKGFLSPISFIPVFEKNGMIVEVDKHMWRCACEILSRWQKENIDLFISVNISPKDFYFVDVVAEIKKLVEEYSLEPSKLRIEITETVMMNDAENRMKLLDEFRKSGFIVEMDDFGSGYSSLNMLKDMPVDVVKIDMKFLGKTSEKQKARTIVKNIINLTKELGIISLTEGVETQEQYEVLEQMGCNLFQGYYFAKPMPVSDFEDFYDKLADNRTK, from the coding sequence GTGAGAAATATTTTTTCTGTTATATTTGCTGTGCTCATTATTGCGCTGATGATATGTACCTACATTGCAAGGCGTACTCAGAAGCCAATGGGCAGGACAGTAGCACTGTTTGAAGCAGCCTTTATCCCCCCTGTTCTGGGAAATCTGCTCATTATTAGCTCAGTCAGCAGAACTGTGTCATTCATTGGCTGTTATCTGTTTTTCCTCGGCTTCGATATGGTAATGTTCGCACTCATCAATTTTACCATGAAGTACTGCAAGGGCGTAGGAAAAGGTCAGAAGCCGCCTAAGTTCATATATGCACTGCTTGTCATAGACGCGGTACAGCTGCTGCTCAATCCCCTCTTCGGTCACGCCTTCAAGCTTGAAAGGATAATGGTCGATGGTATGGATTACTACCGCTTTATCCCGCTTATCGGACAGAGCTTCCACCGCATAGTGGACTACGGCATTTTCGGGGCAGTTCTTCTCATATTCATTCTGGCGATCAAAAACACTCCCCGTATCTATTCCGAAAAGTACCTGATAATACTGCTCTCTCTCATAGGTGAGGGCATATGGCAGACATTCTACATCATGTCCAGAACTCCTATAGACACTTCAATGCTGGGCTTCGGAGTTTTAGGCATACTCTTTTTCTACTTCTCACTGTACTACAGACCGATGAAGCTTCTCGACCGCATGCTTTCGGGCCTCGTCTCGGAAATATCAGACGCGGTATTCATGTTCGACGCCTCGGGAAGCTGTATATGGGCAAACAAGAACGGCTATGCCCTTGTAGGTAATGATACTTTAAAGCTTGATGATATAACAGACAAGCTCAAAGCAATGTTCGGAAATCCCGATTCCTATGTAGAATCAGGCAGCAATCAGCGCGTCATAGGCAGCGGTCTCGATGCAAGATACTATACCCTCGAGGAACGCCGTGCCATTGACAATCAGAAGCTTTCCGGAACATACCTGATAGTACGCGATAATACCGAGGAACAGCAGAGACTGAAGCGTGAGATGTATGACGCCACTCACGATCTTATGACGGGGCTCTATACCCGCGAATACCTGTATCAGCGCATTTACGAGACTATGTCCGCAAATCCCGACACAGAATACTACATAATCTACGTTGACGTGAAGAACTTCAAGGTGGTCAATGAGATCTTCGGAACAAAATTCGGCGACGATGCTATAATGTACATAGCCAACTGGATACGCAAAAACGTCACTGCTTACTGCTGCTACGGCAGACTTGCAGGTGACACCTTCGGCGTTTGTATGCCCAAATCCCAGTTCAACGCCGAGTTTCTCGAGGACAAGCTCTCCCACTTCACCATAAAGAGCGAGCTTGCCGAGAACGGCTATCATCTGCTGATACACCTTGGCGTTTACGCCACAGATACGGACGATACCAAAGACATATCAGTGATGTTCGACCGCGCACACCTTGCACTGTCAAATATCCGCGACGAATACAACACCCATATCGCTTACTACGATAACGAGATACGCGAAAAGCTCCTGTGGAACCAGGAGATATCCTCACAGGTCTACAACGCTATATCAACAGATCAGCTCCGCCCATATCTCCAGCCCATAGCTGACAAATCGGGCAGGATAGTGGGTGCCGAGGCGCTGGTAAGGTGGATACACCCCGACAAGGGCTTCCTCTCGCCTATCTCCTTTATCCCTGTTTTCGAGAAAAACGGCATGATAGTGGAGGTAGACAAGCATATGTGGCGCTGCGCCTGCGAGATACTTTCACGCTGGCAGAAAGAAAACATCGACCTTTTCATCTCGGTGAACATCTCCCCCAAGGACTTCTACTTCGTAGATGTTGTGGCTGAGATAAAGAAGCTGGTGGAGGAATACAGTCTGGAGCCGTCAAAGCTCCGCATCGAGATAACCGAAACAGTCATGATGAACGACGCCGAGAACCGCATGAAGCTTCTGGACGAATTCAGGAAATCAGGCTTCATCGTTGAGATGGACGACTTCGGAAGCGGCTATTCATCGCTGAATATGCTGAAGGACATGCCTGTTGACGTGGTAAAGATAGACATGAAATTCCTGGGCAAGACCAGTGAAAAGCAAAAGGCAAGGACCATCGTCAAGAATATCATCAACCTCACAAAGGAGCTGGGCATAATCTCACTGACAGAGGGCGTTGAGACTCAGGAACAGTACGAAGTACTTGAGCAGATGGGCTGCAACCTGTTCCAGGGTTACTACTTCGCAAAGCCCATGCCAGTCAGCGACTTTGAGGACTTTTACGATAAGCTTGCCGATAACAGAACAAAATAA
- a CDS encoding sensor domain-containing diguanylate cyclase, protein MRTNDKSPISFASLALALANDYLSIYVIDAETDSYVEYSPNGADKELIQVSSGERFFEDVPQNVRELVWEEDQEFFLNAFKKSTFTQALENGRSFSLTYRLDFNGEPRYYFLKSIRSDDRSIIIGVRDIHEEKIKELEAEKNSIAYSEIAKSLASLFEIIYHIDIETSAYTEYSSSEIFSKLGFGRNGDDFFSRAIADTKRVLHPDDRERIIHELERDTLLDNLHKTGTVSLTYRQLVDDEYQYMNLLAFIQSSDKEHLVVGVRNIDAEKKRESESRTFSDISLALAKRYEVIYHVNIVTNEYAEYSASDKYTRLKVGTTGEDFFAETQENMKRDIYPDDLPMMALSMKKENLLNNLSTYGKVMLTYRLILDGIPQYVALYAVRPQEDSEHIIVAVANIDAVKRMELDYNDALDRAKNAAAMATRDELTGVKNKRAYVQAEAELDDLISKNEQFDFAIVVCDLNGLKLVNDTQGHKAGDEYIKDSCSIICNIFKRSPVFRIGGDEFAVILKGWDYVRRQYLLKELYELLEENKHNGMVVMAAGMSEYEPDTDMRVQDVFERADNLMYDNKKQCKVMRES, encoded by the coding sequence ATGAGAACGAATGACAAGTCTCCTATATCATTTGCAAGCCTTGCTCTTGCCCTTGCCAACGATTATCTCAGCATCTATGTCATAGATGCCGAGACCGACAGCTATGTGGAATATTCTCCCAACGGAGCCGATAAGGAGCTCATACAGGTATCCAGCGGCGAAAGATTCTTTGAGGACGTCCCGCAGAACGTGCGCGAGCTGGTCTGGGAGGAGGATCAGGAGTTTTTCCTCAACGCCTTCAAGAAAAGCACTTTCACACAGGCTCTTGAAAACGGGCGCTCGTTTTCTCTGACCTACCGACTTGATTTCAACGGTGAGCCGCGGTATTATTTCCTGAAGTCCATACGCTCCGACGACCGCAGCATCATCATCGGCGTCCGCGATATACATGAGGAAAAGATCAAGGAGCTGGAAGCTGAAAAGAACAGCATCGCCTACTCCGAGATAGCCAAGTCACTGGCAAGCCTTTTCGAGATAATCTATCATATAGATATTGAAACAAGCGCATATACGGAGTACAGTTCCAGTGAGATATTCTCTAAGCTGGGCTTCGGCAGAAACGGTGATGACTTCTTCTCACGTGCAATAGCAGACACAAAGCGAGTGCTCCACCCTGATGACCGCGAAAGGATAATCCACGAGCTGGAGCGGGATACTCTGTTAGATAATCTCCATAAGACGGGTACTGTCTCACTGACATACAGACAGCTTGTAGACGACGAATACCAGTACATGAACCTGCTTGCTTTCATACAGAGCTCCGACAAGGAGCACCTCGTTGTGGGCGTCCGCAATATCGACGCGGAAAAGAAGCGTGAATCCGAAAGCCGTACATTCAGCGACATCTCTCTGGCTCTGGCAAAGCGCTACGAGGTAATTTACCATGTCAATATCGTTACCAACGAGTATGCCGAGTACAGTGCAAGCGACAAGTATACCCGCCTGAAAGTAGGTACTACGGGAGAGGACTTCTTCGCAGAGACGCAGGAGAACATGAAGCGGGATATCTACCCTGATGATCTTCCCATGATGGCTCTTTCCATGAAAAAGGAAAACCTGCTGAACAATCTCTCCACATACGGAAAGGTCATGCTCACCTACAGGCTCATACTTGACGGCATACCGCAGTATGTAGCCCTGTACGCTGTACGTCCCCAGGAGGACTCCGAGCATATCATCGTTGCCGTGGCAAATATCGACGCCGTAAAGCGCATGGAGCTGGACTATAACGACGCTCTTGACAGAGCAAAGAACGCCGCTGCTATGGCTACCCGTGACGAGCTCACAGGCGTAAAGAATAAGCGTGCATACGTTCAGGCAGAGGCTGAGCTGGACGATCTTATCTCAAAAAACGAACAGTTTGATTTTGCCATAGTTGTATGCGATCTGAACGGTCTTAAACTGGTAAACGATACACAGGGTCACAAGGCAGGAGATGAATATATAAAGGATTCCTGCTCCATAATATGCAATATCTTCAAGCGCAGTCCGGTTTTTCGCATCGGCGGCGATGAATTCGCTGTTATACTGAAAGGCTGGGACTACGTCAGACGCCAATATCTCCTGAAGGAGCTGTATGAGCTCCTTGAAGAGAATAAACATAACGGAATGGTGGTTATGGCGGCAGGAATGTCCGAGTACGAGCCAGATACGGATATGCGTGTACAGGACGTTTTTGAACGCGCCGACAATCTTATGTACGATAATAAAAAGCAATGCAAGGTCATGCGTGAAAGCTGA
- a CDS encoding VanZ family protein: MLKLINKIKGLSRRELVIKGLCLFAILIYVYCVLSITLIDRTAGMRRHVLRPMWELSTMLQSGDYSYWSGQIGGNLIMLLPLGFLLPIMSDRFGNIKAAAAAGLVFSLFIEFSQYYTGRGLFEVDDIIHNTMGACIGCIIYVFMIEKLIGRESDME; this comes from the coding sequence ATGTTAAAACTTATAAACAAAATAAAAGGGCTCAGCCGCAGAGAACTTGTCATCAAGGGGCTGTGCCTGTTCGCAATTCTCATATATGTGTACTGTGTTCTCAGCATTACTCTTATCGACAGGACCGCAGGTATGCGCCGCCATGTGCTGAGACCTATGTGGGAGCTTAGTACCATGCTGCAAAGCGGCGATTACAGCTACTGGTCGGGACAGATAGGCGGCAACCTCATAATGCTGCTGCCCCTGGGATTTCTTCTGCCCATAATGTCCGACAGATTCGGAAATATAAAGGCGGCTGCCGCGGCAGGTCTTGTGTTCTCGCTGTTCATTGAGTTTTCTCAGTATTACACGGGCAGGGGACTGTTCGAGGTGGACGATATCATCCACAACACCATGGGTGCCTGCATAGGCTGTATCATCTATGTTTTTATGATCGAGAAGCTCATAGGCAGAGAGTCGGATATGGAATAA
- a CDS encoding kinase — translation MIITKTPFRMSFFGGGTDMESFFSENGGAVLSTTFDKYCYVNVRHLPRFFDYTTELSYSKTERVNNVEDIMHPLIRNAMKMLDMHEIRLTYEADLPARSGLGTSSSFAVGLLNAFYALKGKYADKKRLAEEAIHLERVLCNEAGGWQDQIAASYGGFNRINFSDDGFEVLPVIISPERKHQLNNNLMMFFTGFTRFSAEVQQANKLDAAGKKAQLKEMYSLVDDAERVLTDKTIDLDEFGRLLDHTWRLKRQVGAAVSTNSIDALYQKGLDAGALGGKLLGAGGGGFLVFYVQPEKQESVRKAMKDLMYIPFEFENGGTQVIHYTPEIYVPKEEE, via the coding sequence ATGATAATTACAAAAACACCGTTCCGTATGTCGTTTTTCGGCGGCGGAACTGATATGGAAAGCTTTTTCAGCGAAAACGGCGGAGCAGTCCTGTCAACCACCTTTGACAAGTACTGCTATGTGAATGTGAGACATCTGCCCCGATTTTTCGACTATACCACGGAGCTTTCCTACTCAAAGACGGAGCGCGTGAACAATGTTGAAGATATAATGCACCCCCTTATCCGCAATGCCATGAAAATGCTGGATATGCATGAGATAAGGCTTACCTACGAGGCTGATCTGCCTGCCCGCTCGGGACTTGGCACAAGCTCCTCATTTGCGGTAGGTCTGCTGAACGCATTCTACGCATTAAAGGGCAAATACGCCGACAAGAAGCGCCTTGCCGAGGAGGCTATCCACCTTGAAAGAGTGCTCTGCAATGAGGCAGGGGGCTGGCAGGATCAGATAGCGGCTTCATACGGCGGTTTCAACCGCATAAACTTTAGTGACGACGGCTTTGAGGTGCTCCCTGTTATCATAAGTCCTGAGAGAAAGCATCAGCTAAACAATAACCTGATGATGTTCTTCACGGGCTTTACCCGTTTCTCTGCTGAGGTGCAGCAGGCAAACAAGCTGGATGCGGCTGGGAAAAAGGCTCAGCTCAAGGAAATGTACAGCCTTGTGGACGATGCGGAGCGTGTTCTCACGGATAAGACTATTGACCTTGACGAGTTCGGCAGGCTTCTTGACCACACATGGAGACTGAAAAGACAGGTGGGCGCAGCAGTCAGCACCAACAGCATAGACGCCCTATATCAGAAAGGTCTTGACGCGGGAGCTCTCGGCGGAAAGCTTCTCGGAGCAGGCGGCGGCGGATTCCTTGTGTTCTACGTTCAGCCCGAAAAGCAGGAGAGCGTCAGAAAGGCTATGAAAGACCTTATGTACATTCCATTTGAGTTTGAAAACGGCGGTACACAGGTGATACACTATACTCCCGAGATATACGTGCCAAAGGAAGAGGAGTAA
- a CDS encoding HAD-IIIA family hydrolase, translated as MKTVIMAGGKGTRISSVASDIPKPMIKIEGVPVLEREICCLREQGFTDMILTVSHMSEQIMDYFGDGSRLGVNIEYFVEEQPLGNAGALFKLRDKLTEDFLLLNADAVFDIDFNRFVDYHRQKGGLVTLFTHPNSHPYDSGLLIAGSDGTVEKWLAKEDDRPQWYRNRVNAGLHVISPKALDMCGIDADIIGAERDGKTVKVDLDRQILKPLCGTGKMFCYDSPEYVKDMGTPDRYEAVCADFANGVVQAKNLRSRQRAIFLDRDGTLNKYVGFLRNIDEFELADDAAESVKLINASGCLAIVATNQPVIARGEVTFDELAEIHNKMETLLGHEGAYLDGIYFCPHHPHKGYEGEVPELKFDCECRKPKAGMLFKAAEDFNIDLSQSWMIGDGENDILAGKAAGCRTALIGNESFGQDITADTLSEAVKLIMKQ; from the coding sequence ATGAAAACAGTTATAATGGCAGGCGGAAAGGGCACGAGGATATCCTCTGTGGCTTCCGACATACCAAAGCCAATGATAAAAATAGAGGGCGTCCCCGTCCTTGAAAGGGAGATATGCTGTCTCAGGGAGCAGGGCTTCACCGATATGATACTGACCGTGTCTCATATGTCAGAGCAGATAATGGACTATTTCGGTGACGGCAGCCGTCTCGGCGTAAATATCGAGTATTTCGTTGAGGAGCAGCCCCTTGGCAATGCGGGTGCCCTTTTTAAGCTCCGTGACAAGCTCACCGAGGACTTTCTGCTGCTCAATGCAGACGCGGTATTCGATATCGACTTCAACCGCTTTGTGGACTACCACAGGCAAAAGGGCGGACTGGTCACACTGTTCACTCATCCCAACAGCCACCCCTACGACAGCGGTCTGCTCATTGCAGGCAGTGACGGCACGGTGGAGAAATGGCTTGCCAAGGAGGACGACCGTCCTCAGTGGTACAGGAACAGAGTCAATGCAGGACTTCACGTAATATCGCCTAAAGCACTTGATATGTGCGGGATCGATGCTGATATCATAGGTGCTGAGCGTGACGGTAAAACTGTAAAGGTCGATCTTGACCGACAGATACTGAAGCCTCTTTGCGGTACGGGAAAGATGTTCTGCTACGACAGTCCCGAATACGTAAAGGACATGGGAACTCCCGACAGATACGAGGCGGTGTGCGCAGATTTTGCAAACGGCGTAGTTCAGGCGAAAAATCTCCGCAGCAGGCAGAGAGCCATTTTCCTCGACAGGGACGGCACACTCAATAAATATGTGGGATTTCTGCGCAATATAGACGAATTCGAGCTTGCAGACGATGCGGCAGAGTCTGTTAAGCTCATAAACGCATCGGGCTGCCTTGCCATAGTTGCCACAAATCAGCCCGTTATCGCAAGAGGCGAGGTCACATTCGATGAACTTGCCGAGATACACAACAAAATGGAGACTCTCCTCGGTCATGAGGGAGCCTACCTTGACGGCATATACTTCTGTCCTCACCACCCTCACAAGGGCTATGAGGGAGAGGTGCCCGAGCTTAAATTCGACTGCGAATGCCGCAAGCCCAAGGCAGGAATGCTCTTCAAAGCCGCCGAGGACTTCAACATAGACCTGTCACAGTCATGGATGATAGGCGACGGCGAGAACGATATCCTTGCAGGAAAAGCGGCAGGGTGCAGGACTGCCCTCATAGGAAACGAAAGCTTCGGACAGGACATTACCGCTGATACTTTAAGCGAAGCGGTAAAGCTCATAATGAAGCAGTAA
- a CDS encoding D-sedoheptulose-7-phosphate isomerase: protein MLEPRLEKHVDFLIERYPVLEKCREDIIKAYLVMEECYLRDGKLMIAGNGGSAADSEHIAGELMKRFKIARTVPAEFAEKLKSVDPVRGKNLAENLERGLMAIPLVAHEALTTAYINDVDGLGVFAQQLYGFGREGDVFLGISTSGNSRNVMSATVVARALGIKVIGLTGEKGGELAQVADVAVRVPSSETYMIQELHLPVYHCWCLMLEDKFFGKAD, encoded by the coding sequence ATGTTAGAGCCTCGGCTTGAAAAACACGTTGATTTTTTGATCGAGAGATATCCTGTGCTTGAAAAGTGCAGAGAGGATATCATTAAGGCTTATCTTGTCATGGAGGAGTGCTATCTCCGCGACGGTAAGCTGATGATAGCAGGAAACGGCGGTTCAGCTGCCGACAGCGAGCACATCGCGGGCGAGCTCATGAAGCGCTTCAAGATAGCCCGTACAGTTCCTGCGGAGTTCGCTGAAAAGCTGAAAAGCGTAGACCCTGTCCGCGGTAAGAATCTTGCGGAGAACCTTGAGCGCGGACTTATGGCGATACCGCTGGTAGCCCACGAAGCCCTTACCACAGCCTATATCAACGACGTGGACGGTCTGGGAGTATTTGCTCAGCAGCTCTACGGCTTCGGAAGAGAGGGCGATGTGTTCCTCGGTATATCCACATCGGGAAACAGCCGCAACGTCATGTCCGCAACAGTAGTTGCAAGAGCTCTCGGCATAAAGGTCATAGGACTTACAGGAGAAAAGGGCGGCGAGCTTGCACAGGTGGCAGACGTAGCTGTAAGAGTTCCCTCGTCGGAGACCTACATGATACAGGAGCTCCATCTGCCCGTGTATCACTGCTGGTGCCTTATGCTGGAGGACAAGTTCTTCGGAAAGGCTGATTAA
- a CDS encoding dockerin type I domain-containing protein, whose protein sequence is MKKIISIAAAMATVLSSTAVSAGAMFENIPSTRIWDEEFEIFDAMDSGSAVTDIDGDGSFTLTDCYTLYGYTHGFETDKSFAAYADSAADYNGSGTVDEKDAEHLIRYYIVNNRLSRSTTKLAYYSSVNKLYSSNAGGSGALSGYSYDLSHARAFTDELLRQTDYLMAGYPVFLDMLESGEVNYDIDGDGKVFFDDVNYMWVYNKNKNNCQYMDFTMAEAAYPPGNAYYPCQLIYEQLHDDLGMTWIWEYALMYCFENYEVKPEYFTNEYYENIFPGSGKYKFGQYAQQCYEEWLNKNEYLSFNGALFNRQYLRFVKEKEDDASYLPDTNGDGVLDICDTFNICIYLEDLHSGADAETTVLPEDVWTFFAEDCDINENGLSGDAHDLSILDLFIIDRMEDEELMDMYDNYSEKLKTYIGRLSNERGIPAVKYSPEKYSSPVALSNDIERTGDSNADGSRDMADVVFIMQAMANPNKYKLSAIGRFNADIHDTGDGITLMDAQAMQNRLLGIE, encoded by the coding sequence ATGAAAAAGATCATATCCATTGCTGCGGCAATGGCGACTGTCCTGAGCAGTACCGCTGTATCCGCAGGAGCAATGTTTGAAAATATCCCGTCTACACGAATATGGGATGAGGAATTCGAGATCTTCGACGCCATGGACAGCGGCTCTGCCGTGACCGATATCGACGGAGACGGCAGCTTCACCCTCACGGACTGCTATACACTGTACGGCTATACACACGGATTTGAAACCGATAAGTCTTTTGCAGCTTACGCCGATTCGGCAGCCGACTACAACGGCAGCGGTACTGTTGATGAAAAGGACGCTGAGCACCTTATCAGGTACTATATCGTCAATAACCGCCTGTCCCGCAGCACTACCAAGCTTGCATACTACAGCAGCGTCAACAAGCTGTATTCCTCAAATGCAGGCGGCAGCGGAGCTCTGTCGGGCTACTCCTACGACCTGTCTCACGCCAGGGCATTCACAGATGAGCTCCTGCGTCAGACGGATTACCTCATGGCAGGCTACCCCGTTTTCCTCGATATGCTTGAAAGCGGTGAGGTGAATTACGATATCGACGGCGACGGCAAGGTGTTCTTCGACGATGTAAACTACATGTGGGTATACAACAAAAACAAGAACAACTGCCAGTACATGGACTTTACCATGGCAGAAGCCGCATATCCTCCGGGGAATGCCTACTATCCCTGCCAGCTGATATACGAACAGCTCCACGACGACTTGGGCATGACGTGGATATGGGAGTACGCTCTTATGTACTGCTTCGAGAATTACGAGGTCAAGCCCGAATACTTCACCAATGAGTATTACGAGAACATCTTCCCGGGCTCGGGAAAGTACAAATTCGGACAGTACGCTCAGCAGTGCTATGAGGAATGGCTCAACAAGAACGAGTACCTGAGCTTCAACGGTGCCCTCTTCAACAGGCAGTACCTCAGATTTGTAAAGGAAAAGGAAGACGATGCGTCGTATCTCCCCGACACCAACGGTGACGGAGTCCTCGATATCTGCGACACCTTCAATATATGCATCTATCTGGAGGACCTCCATTCGGGAGCAGATGCCGAGACTACAGTACTTCCCGAAGATGTATGGACATTCTTTGCGGAGGACTGCGACATCAACGAAAACGGTCTCAGCGGAGACGCCCACGACCTCAGTATACTTGACCTCTTCATCATCGACAGAATGGAAGATGAGGAGCTAATGGATATGTACGACAACTACAGCGAAAAGCTGAAGACCTACATCGGCAGGCTTTCAAATGAAAGAGGTATACCTGCCGTGAAGTACAGTCCCGAGAAGTACTCCTCTCCCGTTGCTCTCAGCAATGATATCGAGCGCACAGGCGATTCAAATGCAGACGGCAGCAGGGATATGGCTGATGTGGTATTCATAATGCAGGCAATGGCCAATCCCAACAAGTATAAGCTGTCCGCTATCGGAAGATTCAACGCCGATATCCACGATACAGGCGACGGAATAACACTCATGGACGCACAGGCTATGCAGAACAGACTGCTTGGAATAGAATAA